A part of Planococcus sp. MB-3u-03 genomic DNA contains:
- a CDS encoding protein adenylyltransferase SelO → MNHTESGWKLRNSYAGLPKTLYAPMKANPVPSPELVIANRALAKSLGLDPEQLDSAESLQMFAGNQFPEGAFPRAQAYAGHQFGQFTMLGDGRAILIGEQHTPDGEIFDIQLKGAGITPFSRSGDGRAALGPMLREYIISESMHALGIPSSRSLAVVLTGEKIQRYSAEPGAILTRVASSHIRVGTFQFAAKYRSTEDLKALADYTIKRHFPDIPGPDRYIELFRRTAQRQAPLIAKWQLAGFVHGVMNTDNMAISGETIDYGPCAFLDRYDESAVFSSIDAGGRYAYRNQPLIGGWNLARFAESLFPLLDEIPEKQALSSLQGALEEYVNSQKQLYLAGMREKLGLFTETPEDEQLIDALLELMQEKQADYTNTFRSLTFEAVEEPQLANDPAFKAWHNRYKARQQQEGRPAQEILELMKSRNPAVIPRNHRVEAALEAAAQGDYEVMEKLLDILRNPYAHSEEQQPYTAPPPPSTPPYQTYCGT, encoded by the coding sequence ATGAATCATACAGAGAGCGGCTGGAAACTGCGTAATAGTTATGCAGGCCTGCCAAAAACCTTGTATGCCCCGATGAAAGCCAACCCGGTCCCATCACCTGAACTTGTTATCGCAAACCGAGCATTGGCAAAATCACTTGGCCTGGACCCTGAACAGCTAGACAGCGCTGAATCCCTGCAAATGTTTGCAGGCAATCAATTTCCTGAAGGCGCTTTCCCACGCGCCCAAGCCTATGCCGGCCATCAATTCGGCCAATTTACGATGCTCGGCGACGGCCGTGCCATCCTAATCGGCGAACAGCATACACCGGATGGCGAGATTTTCGATATCCAATTGAAAGGCGCCGGCATCACGCCCTTTTCCAGAAGCGGAGACGGCCGCGCTGCACTCGGGCCCATGTTGCGGGAATACATTATCAGCGAAAGCATGCATGCGCTCGGGATTCCATCGAGCAGAAGCCTGGCAGTCGTGTTGACAGGAGAAAAGATCCAGCGCTACTCCGCAGAGCCTGGAGCAATCCTCACGCGGGTGGCCTCGAGCCATATCCGCGTCGGCACTTTCCAATTCGCAGCGAAATACCGTTCGACTGAGGACTTGAAAGCTTTGGCGGATTACACGATCAAACGGCATTTCCCAGACATCCCCGGGCCAGACCGCTATATCGAATTATTCCGCCGGACAGCGCAGCGGCAAGCTCCACTCATCGCGAAATGGCAGCTCGCCGGTTTTGTCCATGGCGTCATGAACACGGACAATATGGCGATCAGCGGCGAAACGATCGACTATGGCCCGTGCGCTTTTCTGGACCGCTATGATGAATCCGCGGTCTTCAGCTCGATTGATGCTGGCGGCCGTTATGCTTATCGCAACCAGCCGCTCATCGGCGGATGGAATTTAGCGCGTTTTGCAGAGTCTCTGTTTCCTCTTTTAGATGAGATTCCGGAAAAACAGGCCTTGTCGTCTCTCCAAGGAGCGCTCGAGGAATATGTAAATTCGCAAAAGCAATTATATTTGGCAGGCATGCGCGAAAAACTCGGCTTGTTTACAGAAACGCCAGAAGATGAACAATTGATCGATGCGTTGCTGGAATTGATGCAGGAAAAGCAAGCGGATTATACCAATACATTCCGTTCCTTGACCTTCGAAGCAGTTGAAGAGCCCCAACTGGCAAACGACCCGGCTTTTAAAGCCTGGCACAACCGCTATAAAGCCCGCCAGCAACAAGAAGGCCGCCCAGCACAAGAAATTCTGGAATTGATGAAAAGCCGGAATCCGGCTGTTATCCCGCGCAACCACCGCGTGGAAGCGGCACTGGAAGCGGCAGCGCAAGGCGATTATGAAGTGATGGAAAAGCTTTTGGATATCCTTCGAAATCCATATGCCCATTCCGAAGAACAGCAGCCGTATACGGCGCCTCCACCGCCTTCGACGCCTCCATACCAGACCTATTGCGGAACATGA
- the msrA gene encoding peptide-methionine (S)-S-oxide reductase MsrA, which produces MLEKATFAGGCFWCMVKPFDQFDGIESVISGYTGGHLANPSYEQVKSGHSGHLEAVEIMFDPAVFPYEQLLDIFWQQIDPTDNDGQFQDRGASYRPAIFVHNEEQRQLALASRKQLDESGRFNKPVITEIQDAEPFYPAEDYHQDFYLKNPDHYAQDRAESGRDEFLDAAWKKADA; this is translated from the coding sequence ATGTTAGAAAAAGCCACATTCGCTGGCGGCTGTTTTTGGTGCATGGTCAAGCCATTCGATCAATTCGATGGCATTGAGTCCGTAATCTCCGGATATACTGGCGGCCATTTGGCGAATCCCTCATATGAACAAGTGAAAAGCGGCCATTCCGGCCACCTGGAAGCGGTTGAAATCATGTTTGATCCAGCTGTCTTCCCATACGAACAACTACTGGATATTTTTTGGCAGCAAATCGACCCAACCGATAATGATGGCCAGTTCCAGGACCGCGGAGCTTCCTACCGCCCTGCCATCTTTGTGCATAATGAAGAGCAGCGGCAATTGGCGCTTGCTTCCAGAAAACAACTCGACGAAAGCGGCCGCTTCAATAAACCGGTTATCACTGAAATCCAGGATGCCGAGCCTTTCTATCCAGCCGAAGACTACCATCAGGATTTCTACTTGAAAAATCCAGATCATTACGCACAAGACCGCGCCGAGTCCGGGCGCGATGAGTTCTTGGATGCTGCGTGGAAGAAAGCCGACGCTTGA
- a CDS encoding ABC transporter ATP-binding protein yields MLKPIFQLDDFSFRFPDSAQPTLHTITLVIHPQERLVITGPSGCGKSTLLYVLNRLYPHNCDGQVSGTVRIFGRTSQEYEPGEANRKVATVFQDPDSQFCMPTVEEELAFTLENLQVPREDMSERIDRILHLTGLDEIRHGIIQTYSGGMKQRIATACALIMEPDCLLLDEPLAHLDPVTAKEFVAWLDQLQQENGLAIVAVEHKLELWGEFFEREISLSENGTIQKDQAYTKRHAPLLSKREAAKHTKLLFEARDISITRASKALLHGASLQLYVGEVMVIAGPNGSGKSTLLKALCGIMKPDSGTISGAFAGFVPQSPEQLFLSKTVEEELSYSGNSSPHDVKGLLEALALDPIAQAHPFSVSHGQKRRVAIGAMLADRRQVLLLDEPTAGQDLKALMELHHQITSRAQDGCALIVVTHDMNFALSIADTICLMKDGRLSAPLEPQELFSSPALLAEHRLYWPEKEESYATSFT; encoded by the coding sequence GTGCTTAAGCCGATTTTTCAATTGGACGACTTCAGCTTTCGCTTCCCCGATTCGGCACAGCCAACTTTGCATACTATTACGCTGGTGATTCATCCACAGGAGCGCTTGGTCATTACAGGGCCAAGTGGATGCGGAAAGTCCACGCTTCTCTATGTGCTGAACCGGCTGTACCCGCATAATTGCGATGGCCAAGTTTCTGGCACCGTCAGGATCTTCGGGCGTACATCACAAGAATACGAACCTGGTGAAGCCAACCGGAAAGTCGCAACCGTTTTTCAAGATCCCGACAGCCAATTTTGCATGCCGACGGTCGAAGAAGAACTCGCGTTTACTTTGGAGAATCTTCAAGTGCCCAGAGAAGATATGTCTGAACGCATCGACCGGATTTTGCACTTGACAGGCCTAGACGAAATTCGCCATGGCATCATCCAAACTTACTCAGGAGGGATGAAGCAACGCATCGCCACAGCTTGCGCGTTGATCATGGAGCCTGACTGTTTGTTGCTCGATGAACCGCTCGCCCACCTCGATCCGGTGACGGCGAAAGAGTTTGTCGCTTGGTTGGATCAATTGCAACAGGAAAACGGTCTTGCAATCGTCGCCGTCGAGCATAAATTAGAGCTATGGGGAGAATTTTTCGAACGGGAGATCAGCCTTTCGGAAAACGGCACCATCCAAAAAGACCAAGCCTACACCAAAAGACACGCGCCTTTACTATCGAAACGCGAGGCAGCAAAACATACAAAACTCTTGTTTGAGGCCAGGGATATATCCATTACACGAGCATCAAAAGCTTTGTTGCACGGCGCAAGCCTTCAACTTTATGTAGGTGAAGTGATGGTCATTGCAGGGCCGAACGGAAGCGGGAAATCGACTTTGCTGAAAGCCTTATGCGGGATAATGAAACCCGATAGCGGCACGATTTCGGGAGCGTTTGCCGGATTTGTCCCACAATCGCCCGAGCAGCTGTTTCTGTCGAAGACTGTAGAAGAAGAATTGTCGTATTCCGGAAATTCCTCTCCTCATGATGTGAAAGGTCTGCTCGAGGCACTTGCCTTGGATCCTATTGCTCAAGCCCATCCTTTTTCCGTGAGCCATGGTCAAAAACGCCGTGTGGCCATTGGCGCGATGCTAGCCGACCGTCGCCAAGTCCTGTTGCTAGATGAACCGACGGCAGGGCAAGACCTCAAGGCATTGATGGAGCTCCATCACCAAATCACTAGCCGGGCGCAAGACGGCTGCGCGTTGATTGTGGTGACGCACGATATGAATTTTGCCTTGAGCATTGCGGATACGATTTGCCTGATGAAAGACGGCAGATTATCCGCTCCTCTTGAACCACAAGAGCTTTTTTCAAGCCCTGCCCTGCTGGCAGAGCACCGGTTATATTGGCCGGAAAAGGAGGAATCCTATGCGACGTCTTTTACATGA
- a CDS encoding sporulation protein: MERPHLEEGETLNGTVYLDGGSGDQEIDYIELQVIRLVEDYREDSDFDFMKRPLPSRAWNLPDL, from the coding sequence GTGGAGAGGCCGCATCTTGAAGAAGGTGAAACCTTGAACGGCACGGTCTACTTGGACGGAGGAAGCGGCGATCAGGAAATCGATTATATCGAACTTCAAGTGATTCGCTTAGTGGAAGACTACCGGGAAGACAGTGATTTCGATTTTATGAAACGCCCGTTGCCAAGCAGAGCTTGGAATTTGCCGGATCTGTAA
- a CDS encoding LCP family protein: MEEQYETRQTRKRRRFRPRGKLFLLLIILLLGAGIYFFIQYQQGQNIAGETEIEPEPFAGDADNSGYQNILVLGVDSRGEEQSRTDTMMMVTHDRENNEVKITSFMRDIYADIPGYQSYKLNTAYYLGGVDLLASTLREMFGVEIHNYALVDFTSFETLVDIAAPSGVEIDVEKEMSEKIGVTLSPGVQNLNGQELLGYARFRSDNEGDFGRVRRQQQVIAALKDELISVSSIPKLPKLAGAAQGYVQTDMPLVDQIKLATQLGTGGSGEIERLTIPVEGGYSYANYPQAGSVLELDIEQNRRALEEFLSQPLN, from the coding sequence ATGGAAGAACAATACGAAACAAGGCAGACTAGAAAGCGCAGACGATTCCGCCCGAGAGGCAAACTTTTCTTATTATTGATCATTTTATTGCTCGGAGCCGGAATTTATTTTTTCATCCAATATCAACAAGGGCAAAACATAGCCGGTGAAACCGAAATCGAACCGGAACCGTTTGCAGGAGATGCAGACAATAGCGGATACCAGAATATCCTCGTACTCGGGGTGGATTCGCGCGGAGAAGAACAGTCGCGTACGGATACGATGATGATGGTGACCCACGACCGTGAAAACAATGAAGTGAAGATCACATCGTTCATGCGTGATATTTATGCAGACATCCCAGGTTATCAATCCTATAAATTAAACACCGCCTATTATTTGGGAGGCGTCGATTTGCTGGCGTCGACTTTGCGTGAAATGTTTGGTGTTGAAATCCACAATTATGCGCTTGTCGACTTCACGAGCTTTGAAACGCTCGTCGATATCGCAGCGCCGAGTGGTGTCGAAATCGATGTTGAAAAAGAAATGTCCGAGAAGATCGGCGTGACTTTGTCTCCAGGCGTCCAGAATTTGAATGGCCAGGAATTGCTCGGCTACGCGCGCTTCCGTTCGGATAATGAAGGCGACTTCGGCCGTGTGCGTCGTCAGCAGCAGGTGATTGCCGCATTGAAGGATGAATTGATCAGCGTTTCGTCGATCCCAAAACTGCCGAAACTAGCAGGAGCGGCACAAGGCTATGTGCAGACCGATATGCCTTTGGTCGACCAAATCAAATTGGCGACACAGCTTGGAACAGGTGGCAGCGGGGAGATCGAACGTTTGACGATTCCGGTGGAAGGCGGCTACAGCTATGCGAATTACCCGCAGGCTGGCTCGGTTCTTGAACTCGACATAGAACAAAACCGCCGTGCGCTGGAAGAATTTTTGTCCCAGCCACTCAACTAA
- a CDS encoding ECF transporter S component codes for MLKEWKLKEIVLMSLFGVVFGIVYLLFLHIGNLWAGVIGPLAYEWMFGIWFIVSIISMYIIRKPGAAFLPETLAAAIEVMLGNAIGPRLILSGIIQGLGAEAAFALTRYRHFHVGILMLAGAGAGVFSFVYGYFLSGYAALDPSFVALMFTLRVASGAIIAGIGGKYIADALLATGSLRGYAIAKAEKGDARA; via the coding sequence ATGCTTAAGGAATGGAAGCTGAAAGAAATTGTCCTTATGTCATTATTTGGCGTCGTGTTCGGCATTGTCTATTTGCTGTTTTTACATATCGGCAACTTATGGGCAGGCGTCATCGGGCCGCTTGCCTATGAATGGATGTTCGGCATCTGGTTTATTGTGTCCATCATTTCGATGTACATCATCAGAAAGCCCGGTGCCGCTTTTTTGCCAGAAACCTTGGCCGCTGCTATCGAAGTGATGCTTGGCAACGCGATCGGCCCGAGGCTTATCCTATCAGGCATCATTCAGGGGCTTGGGGCAGAAGCGGCGTTCGCACTTACACGCTATCGGCATTTCCATGTCGGTATCTTGATGCTTGCTGGTGCAGGGGCAGGAGTTTTCAGTTTTGTTTACGGCTATTTCCTATCGGGCTATGCTGCCTTGGATCCTTCTTTCGTTGCCTTGATGTTCACGCTGCGCGTCGCGAGCGGGGCGATCATTGCCGGTATTGGCGGCAAGTACATCGCTGATGCGCTACTTGCGACCGGGTCACTCCGGGGCTATGCCATCGCGAAAGCGGAAAAAGGCGATGCCCGTGCTTAA
- a CDS encoding MFS transporter, which translates to MRRIGTKSALTGVIFAILLVALNLRLAISSIGPMLEPIRADLALTNGQVSLLTAVPVLCMGLFAPFAIVFNRRFGLKWSIGFLLAVIGVFTLGRGFWPSYFNLLLSSFFIGIAIAIIGPMLSAMIKRDFPTRTASLIGVYSFGMGLGATLAAGLTSVVYAASGWPAGLAVWSGLAIAALIVWLRMPEAKAKTQAQAMPDDPLPITESPWKNLKAWYMLLFFGFQSAFFFSMLTWLAPIAIDKGLSVLSAGAVVTVMTAVQIVCNISIPLLFSRYPNRFLWVLAVLAFGTAGIFLLMFAGAWAVWSAAALIGVALGGLFPIALLLPLDATDSADEANSWAAMTQSGAI; encoded by the coding sequence ATGAGGAGAATTGGAACAAAATCAGCATTGACTGGCGTCATCTTTGCCATTTTGCTAGTGGCGCTTAATTTACGGCTGGCCATATCTTCGATCGGCCCGATGCTCGAGCCGATTCGGGCAGATCTCGCGCTGACGAACGGGCAAGTCAGTTTATTGACCGCTGTTCCGGTCCTGTGCATGGGGCTGTTCGCGCCGTTTGCGATCGTCTTCAACCGCCGTTTCGGATTGAAGTGGTCCATCGGCTTTTTACTGGCAGTCATCGGCGTGTTTACTTTAGGACGCGGCTTTTGGCCGAGTTATTTCAATTTATTGCTCAGTTCGTTTTTCATCGGCATCGCGATCGCCATCATCGGGCCGATGCTGTCTGCAATGATCAAACGGGATTTCCCAACCAGGACAGCTTCCCTGATCGGCGTTTATTCGTTCGGCATGGGGCTCGGTGCGACACTTGCCGCAGGGTTGACGAGTGTCGTCTATGCAGCTTCCGGATGGCCGGCGGGGCTTGCGGTCTGGTCGGGCTTGGCGATTGCTGCCCTCATCGTATGGCTGAGAATGCCTGAAGCGAAGGCAAAAACGCAAGCACAAGCAATGCCGGATGATCCGCTGCCGATCACAGAAAGCCCATGGAAAAACTTGAAGGCGTGGTACATGCTTTTGTTCTTCGGCTTCCAATCGGCTTTCTTCTTCTCGATGCTGACGTGGCTCGCTCCCATCGCTATCGACAAAGGCTTGAGCGTGCTGTCGGCAGGAGCGGTCGTTACCGTCATGACGGCGGTGCAGATTGTCTGCAATATTTCGATCCCGCTGCTATTCAGCCGTTACCCGAACCGTTTTTTATGGGTATTGGCTGTTCTCGCATTCGGAACTGCCGGCATTTTCTTGTTGATGTTTGCCGGTGCGTGGGCGGTATGGTCTGCTGCCGCTTTGATCGGCGTGGCGCTCGGTGGTTTGTTTCCGATCGCTTTGCTTTTGCCGCTCGATGCGACGGATTCCGCTGATGAAGCGAATAGCTGGGCTGCGATGACGCAATCCGGGGCTATTTGA
- a CDS encoding AI-2E family transporter → MPPDDNRPPFFATNYIRFLGGRNTLFTLLILILIGLVVFIFREVSFIFNPLNVFMKTVVLPVVLALILYYLLRPVLRLLEHFKIPRIWGILIIFLGGIGLLTLLSVLVFPFLRDQFQNLIEEFPEYFMRLLNNIDQFLRNSIFGDYYRDSSFNIEALIATLPTSIADTLQATVTGIIARVTSWISTITGVILSIVIVPFILFYLLKDGDKLPDYFLKLLPPRFRDDTREVLRDADKQLGAYIQGQLIVAFCIGVMVYIGFLIIGMDYALLLGALAMVTSIVPYIGPAIAITPAAIIALVTSPFMLVKLAIVWTVVQLVEGNLISPQVMGKTMYIHPVTIIFVLLTAGSLFGVVGVILGIPMYALLRVIVSHLYKLFKRRYNRYETDLDNQYDYTEL, encoded by the coding sequence ATGCCGCCAGATGACAATAGACCGCCGTTTTTTGCTACCAATTATATCCGCTTTTTGGGCGGGAGGAATACGCTCTTTACCTTACTGATTTTGATTTTGATCGGGCTTGTCGTATTCATCTTCAGGGAAGTGTCATTCATCTTCAACCCGCTCAATGTATTCATGAAAACGGTCGTCTTGCCGGTTGTCCTGGCGCTTATCTTGTATTATTTGCTGCGGCCGGTGCTGCGTTTGCTGGAACATTTCAAAATCCCGAGGATCTGGGGCATCCTCATCATCTTCCTCGGCGGGATTGGGCTCTTGACTTTGTTGAGCGTTCTGGTGTTTCCGTTTTTGAGAGACCAGTTCCAGAACTTGATCGAGGAATTTCCGGAATATTTCATGCGCTTATTGAACAATATCGACCAGTTCTTGCGCAATTCCATTTTCGGTGATTATTACCGGGATTCAAGCTTCAATATCGAAGCCTTGATCGCCACCTTGCCGACCAGCATAGCGGATACACTGCAAGCGACAGTGACGGGCATCATCGCTCGCGTCACGAGCTGGATTTCGACCATCACGGGCGTCATCCTGTCGATTGTCATCGTGCCGTTCATCCTGTTTTATCTATTGAAAGACGGCGATAAGCTTCCCGACTATTTCCTGAAGTTGCTGCCGCCAAGATTTCGGGACGATACAAGAGAAGTCCTAAGGGACGCAGACAAGCAATTGGGGGCTTATATCCAGGGGCAGCTGATTGTCGCTTTCTGTATTGGCGTAATGGTCTATATCGGCTTTTTGATCATCGGTATGGATTATGCACTACTGCTCGGCGCGCTGGCGATGGTGACAAGCATCGTGCCGTATATCGGGCCAGCTATTGCGATTACGCCCGCTGCGATCATAGCACTCGTCACTTCGCCGTTCATGCTCGTGAAACTCGCGATCGTGTGGACCGTCGTGCAGCTGGTGGAAGGCAATTTGATCTCCCCGCAAGTAATGGGCAAGACGATGTATATCCATCCTGTGACGATCATTTTCGTCCTGCTGACAGCCGGCTCCTTGTTTGGCGTCGTCGGGGTCATTTTGGGAATTCCGATGTACGCCTTGCTGCGGGTCATCGTCAGCCATCTGTATAAGCTGTTCAAACGGCGTTATAACCGTTACGAAACGGACTTGGATAATCAATACGACTACACCGAGCTTTAA
- the citZ gene encoding citrate synthase, with amino-acid sequence MTATTKGLEGVVATQSAISSIIDDTLTYVGYNIDDLADNASFEEVIYLLWHQRLPKADELAELKQQLADNMAVPQAVLDHFKTYDIKHVHPMAALRTAVSMLGLFDEEAEVMEDAANYRKAIKIQAKISTLVTAFGRIRAGKEPIQPKTDYSFAANFLYMLSGEEPKDIEVEAFNKALVLHADHELNASTFTARVAVATLSDVYSGVTAAIGALKGPLHGGANEQVMKMLTEIGSVENVEPVIKEKLANKEKIMGFGHRVYQKGDPRAKHLREMSQKLTELRGESKWYDMSVKIEELVTSEKPLPPNVDFYSASVYHSLNIEHDLFTPIFAVSRASGWLAHILEQYSNNRLIRPRAEYIGPGMQTYVPVEER; translated from the coding sequence ATGACAGCAACAACTAAAGGTTTAGAAGGTGTAGTCGCAACACAATCGGCGATCAGCTCGATCATCGATGATACCCTTACATACGTCGGCTACAATATCGACGATCTGGCGGACAACGCCAGCTTCGAAGAAGTGATCTACCTCTTGTGGCACCAGCGTTTGCCGAAGGCAGACGAACTAGCAGAGCTGAAACAGCAGCTTGCTGACAACATGGCGGTACCGCAAGCGGTGCTTGACCACTTCAAGACATACGACATCAAACACGTCCATCCAATGGCGGCACTGCGCACAGCGGTCTCCATGCTCGGCCTCTTCGACGAAGAAGCGGAAGTGATGGAAGATGCGGCGAACTACCGCAAAGCGATCAAAATCCAGGCGAAGATCTCGACGCTCGTGACGGCATTCGGCCGCATCCGCGCCGGCAAAGAACCGATCCAGCCGAAAACGGATTACAGCTTCGCGGCGAACTTCCTGTACATGCTATCTGGCGAAGAGCCAAAAGACATCGAAGTCGAAGCGTTCAATAAAGCGCTTGTACTTCACGCCGACCACGAACTGAATGCTTCGACGTTCACGGCGCGTGTCGCAGTCGCGACCTTGTCTGACGTCTATTCCGGCGTGACGGCAGCGATCGGCGCCTTGAAAGGCCCGCTACACGGCGGCGCCAACGAGCAAGTCATGAAGATGCTTACAGAAATCGGGTCCGTCGAGAACGTCGAACCGGTCATCAAAGAAAAACTGGCGAACAAAGAGAAAATCATGGGCTTCGGCCACCGCGTCTACCAAAAAGGCGACCCGCGCGCGAAGCATTTGCGTGAAATGTCGCAAAAGCTCACAGAGCTTCGCGGCGAATCGAAATGGTATGACATGTCCGTGAAAATCGAAGAATTGGTGACCAGCGAAAAACCGCTTCCGCCAAACGTCGATTTCTATTCGGCTTCGGTCTATCACTCGTTGAACATCGAGCATGACTTGTTCACGCCGATCTTCGCGGTATCCCGTGCGTCGGGCTGGCTCGCGCACATCCTAGAGCAATACTCGAACAACCGCTTGATCCGCCCGCGTGCGGAATACATCGGGCCTGGCATGCAGACCTATGTGCCGGTTGAAGAACGTTAA
- a CDS encoding energy-coupling factor transporter transmembrane component T family protein, which translates to MLALAFFFNPWTPLMFFLGIVLVQLLFSQTNWKLWSLVMLPFVFGAFGYFWTTLVFGESGDGPVLWTIGMIEITAQKWEHAWSLSLRVLAFSSISLLFAFTTNPVRFIQSLMQQGKLSPKLAFSVLISYQFLPVLKTEFEQLQQAHRLRGPGAKPTPFKRITALRRLLIPLLAGAVRKAERAAFAMEARAFTGAARSHYQEIKLGHKDYALLGMFSLVLALSCSAVFWT; encoded by the coding sequence ATGCTGGCGCTCGCGTTTTTTTTCAACCCTTGGACGCCACTGATGTTTTTTCTAGGCATCGTACTGGTGCAATTGCTGTTTAGCCAAACCAATTGGAAACTTTGGTCACTCGTTATGCTGCCTTTTGTGTTCGGCGCATTCGGTTATTTCTGGACGACCTTGGTGTTCGGCGAGTCTGGTGATGGGCCTGTATTATGGACAATCGGCATGATCGAAATAACCGCTCAAAAATGGGAGCATGCGTGGTCATTGTCATTACGCGTCCTGGCGTTTTCAAGCATTTCGTTATTATTTGCCTTCACGACCAATCCGGTCCGTTTTATCCAAAGCTTGATGCAGCAAGGAAAACTGTCTCCGAAATTGGCTTTCAGTGTGCTGATCAGCTATCAATTCCTTCCTGTTCTAAAAACGGAATTCGAGCAGTTGCAGCAAGCTCACCGGCTCAGGGGTCCGGGTGCGAAACCAACGCCATTCAAACGAATCACAGCCTTGCGCCGCCTGCTCATCCCCCTGCTTGCCGGTGCTGTCAGAAAAGCCGAGCGCGCCGCCTTCGCGATGGAAGCGCGGGCGTTTACCGGCGCAGCAAGATCTCATTACCAGGAAATCAAGCTTGGGCACAAGGATTATGCATTGCTCGGCATGTTTTCATTGGTGCTCGCCTTAAGTTGCAGTGCAGTTTTTTGGACGTAA
- a CDS encoding YkoF family thiamine/hydroxymethylpyrimidine-binding protein, which produces MEPYSCGTSPIVGFRFSLHPMSGNFINIIKGALKDIDTSNVWMQTDDVSTVIRGKQQHVFNVAKALTLHAAKTKEHIALSGTFSAGCPGDTAGDAYLDAPDEPANQDDSKQYVSSQFALYPMNNPDYMKVIYREVERAKEFGVWNDSMHYASGIHGDIHKVFSFYETSFSSARSAKHPHLVMTLSMSINSPSHKTGGEDHA; this is translated from the coding sequence ATGGAACCATATTCATGCGGCACCAGCCCGATCGTCGGATTTCGCTTTTCCTTGCATCCGATGAGCGGCAATTTCATCAACATCATCAAAGGCGCGTTAAAGGACATCGACACGTCCAATGTGTGGATGCAGACCGATGATGTCTCCACCGTCATCCGGGGCAAACAACAGCATGTCTTCAATGTCGCGAAGGCGCTCACGCTGCATGCAGCGAAGACGAAGGAACATATCGCCCTGTCCGGCACCTTTTCAGCTGGATGTCCAGGAGATACCGCGGGCGATGCGTATTTGGACGCCCCGGATGAACCGGCAAACCAAGACGACAGCAAGCAATACGTTTCATCCCAATTCGCACTTTACCCGATGAACAATCCCGATTATATGAAAGTTATCTACCGCGAAGTGGAACGTGCAAAAGAGTTCGGGGTATGGAACGATTCCATGCATTATGCTAGCGGCATCCACGGGGATATCCATAAGGTCTTTTCTTTTTACGAAACGAGCTTTTCCAGCGCGCGCTCCGCTAAACACCCCCATCTCGTGATGACCCTATCCATGAGCATCAACAGTCCTTCACACAAAACAGGCGGTGAGGATCATGCTTAA